The window AGAAATTGTCTGGCATAGGCAGATAGAGATTCAACATATCTACGCTGCCCCTCCGCATAAATCGTATCAAAGGCAAGCGACGATTTCCCTGATCCACTTAAGCCTGTAAGAACAACAAACTTATCACGTGGAATCGTGACATCGATATTTTTCAGATTATGAGCTCTAGCTCCTTTAATGACGATTTGATCTCTAGACACAGTACCCTTCCTCTCCTATGTGAAGCTGATGCCACTTCTAGGCGTCAGCTTTCATTTCCATAATAGCATCACGCAGCTGCGCGGCTCGTTCAAACTGTAGGTTCTTCGCAGCCTCTTTCATCTCGCCTTCCAAACGCTCGATCAGCGATGCGCGATCTTTCTTCGACATCTTCGCACCCTTCACATCGGCCAGATAATCCGCTTTCTGTTCAGCTACTTTCGTAGCTTCGATGACATCGCGAATTTTCTTGGCAATCGTCTGCGGCGTGATCCCCAGTTTCTCATTATGTGCTTCTTGAAGACTTCTGCGGCGACTCGTCTCATAGATCGCCTTCTGCATGGAATCCGTAATTCTATCTCCATACATAATGACGCGACCGTCTGAATTTCTCGCCGCACGGCCTATGGTTTGAATCAGCGATCGTTCCGAGCGTAGGAACCCTTCTTTGTCCGCATCTAGAATAGCGACCAACGAAACCTCAGGTAAATCAAGTCCTTCCCTAAGGAGGTTAATCCCCACAAGAACATGGAAAGTCCCCAACCGCAAATCACGTAAAATCTGCATACGCTCAAATGTCTTGATATCCGAGTGCAAGTACCGAACCTTAATACCGATTTCCTTAAAGTAGTCGGTTAAATCCTCCGACATCTTTTTCGTTAAGGTAGTAACGAGCACGCGCTCATCTTTACGAATTCGATCATGAATTTCGGCTATTAAATCATCGATTTGTCCCTTGGTTGGTCTTACCTCAATAATAGGATCCAATAGCCCCGTAGGACGAATAATTTGCTGCGTCATTTCCGGACAATGTTCTAACTCGTAAGGTCCAGGTGTTGCTGATATATATAAAATTTGGCTGACTTTCTCCTCGAACTCTTCAAAGCGTAGAGGACGGTTATCGAGTGCAGATGGCAAACGGAAACCGTGGTCAACTAATACTTCTTTCCTCGCCCTATCTCCATTGTACATCGCGCGAATTTGCGGCAAAGTCACATGAGACTCATCAACCATGAAAAGCATGTCGTCCGGGAAATAATCCAAAAGCGTATAAGGCGTAGCCCCTCGCTCGCGGAAAGTCAGCGGTCCTGAGTAATTCTCAATACCATTGCAAAAGCCCATCTCTTGCATCATTTCCATATCGTAACGCGTCCGCTGTTCCAGCCTCTGTGCTTCGAGTAGCTTCCCTTGCTCTTTGAGCTCGGCAAGACGTTCCTCAAGCTCACGCTCAATATTCACAAGCGCGCGTTTCATCGTATCTTCGTGCGTCACAAAGTGAGACGCCGGGAAGATAGCAATATGCTCGCGTTCGCCGATAATCTCGCCGGTAAGCACGTTAATTTCCGTTATCCGTTCGATTTCGTCACCAAACAATTCAACTCTCACCGCTTGTTCGCCATGGGACGCTGGAAAAATCTCAACAACATCTCCACGCACGCGAAACGTCCCGCGGACAAAATTCATATCATTCCGCTGATATTGAATATCCACGAGCTTGTGTAAAATCTCATTGCGCGATTTCTCCATACCTACACGTAAAGAAAGCAGCATATTCCCATATTCAATTGGCGAACCCAAGCCGTAAATACACGATACGCTCGCAACGACAATAACATCACGGCGTTCAAATAACGAGCTTGTCGCTGAGTGACGAAGCTTATCAATCTCTTCATTGATGCTGGAATCTTTCTCGATGTAAGTGTCAGAGGAGGCAATGTAGGCTTCTGGTTGGTAGTAATCATAGTAACTAACGAAGTAGGAGACGGCATTATGAGGGAAAAATTCTTTAAATTCACTGCACAACTGTGCGGCTAACGTTTTGTTATGCGCAATAATCAGGGTAGGACGGTTCAACTTGGCAATAACTTGCGCCGCTGTGAACGTTTTTCCCGTTCCCGTCGCACCTAAGAGCGTCTGATGCTTATTACCCGCTTGAATACTTTGAACAATTTCCTCAATCGCTTTAGGCTGATCGCCTTGTGGAGAAAAATCCGATACTAGTTCAAACTTCTTGGAACTTATTTCTAGTTCACTCATCAATAATCACCTACACTTATCGAAATAAATCGAACTTTTATCCTATTAACTTTCCTTATGCTATTTCCGATATAGAAGTTTATGGAACTTATTTTGCACAAATATGAAGGAATCTCTAAAATCATCCATCATAAGAATGTTTGTTCTGGTTTTTCCATTATACCCTTTTTGAATCATGGATGCAAACGGCAATATCTGTTACGGCCGTATAAATTTTATGGAGAGAGGCCCCAACGAATTTATCTGGTTGCTTTAAGGTTCCTATTCTTTTTATGCTAATTAGGAGTGGTACAGTCATGGATTTGACAACAGTTTTAGGATTAGTATTGGGTCTTGTAGGTTTAGTCGGCGGGTACATGTGGGATGGCGGTCATATTAGTTCATTGATCATCCCGAGTGCCATGCTAATCGTTTTCGGCGGAACCTTTGGTGCAGTAGCCATCAGCTTCCCGCTCTCTATTTTAGCCAAAATCCCTAAAGCTCTAGGCATTGCCTTCAAAGAAGTAAAAAGAGATCCGAGGGCAACGATTGATGAACTTGTGGATATGGCTTCGATCGCTCGTCGAGAAGGAGTACTAGCCCTTGAGCAACGCGCACAAGAGCATACAAATCCGTTCCTAAAAGATGGCTTGCTTATGGTGGTGGATGGAACTGATCCCGAGCTGACTAGACAAATTCTAGAGCTTGAGATGGACGCAATTGAGCACCAGGTTGATAATATGTCAAAGGTTTTCGAAGCCGGAGGCGGCTATGCACCAACCATGGGCATTATCGGTACCGTTATGGGTCTCATTCACGTTCTCGGTAATCTCGACGATCCCTCCAGTCTCGGACCTGCCATTGCCGTTGCTTTCACAGCTACCTTATACGGTGTTATGAGCGCCAACTTAGTCTATCTTCCGATTGCTAATAAAATTAAGGTTCGCGGCAAAGAAATGGTTTCCGAAATGGAATTGATGTTAGAAGGAATTCTCGCCCTTCAAGCTGGTGAAAATCCACAGTTAATTAAGAAAAAACTGAATTCCTTCCTCCACGATAAACCAACGAAGAAAGTCGTAGAGGAGGATGTCGATAATGGCGCGGAGAGGTAAGAAGCACGAGGAACATGTCAATCATGAGAGATGGCTCATTACTTACGCTGATTTAATCACCCTTCTGCTCGTTTTCTTCATTATTATGTATGCAATGAGTAAAGTCGATGTTCAAAAGTATTCCGTTCTAGCTCAAGCCTTAAACATGCAATTCCAGAAAGCCGACTCGGTATTGGATAAAGGCTTTGGCGTCAGCGGTCAAATGACCCCGAAGCAAGGCGATGCCCAGACACCGCAGAACCAGAATCAGAGCCAAGACGATCAGAAAGAAGAGAAAGATAAAACAAAGCCTGAAGATAATGAAAAAGAGAAGCGCGAAAAGGAACTTCAAGATCTTTTAAAACAAGTCCAAGCTTATATTAAGGATCAGAATCTGGATGCACAAGTGTCCGCTAGCGATACAGAACGCGGTGTGGCTATCACCCTTAATGACTTATTCCTATTCGACCTAGGAAAAGCGGACCTGAAAGCGGCCTCCTTTCCTATTCTACAGAAGCTTGCTTCATTTTTCCCTACACTGAACAGCAAGGTGAGTATTGAAGGTCATACTGACAACTTGCCTCTAGCTACTGGTTCTCCTTTCAAAGATAATTGGGGATTATCATTCGCCCGTTCCCTTTCGGTGCTTCGCTATTTTAGCGATACGGCCAAACTGGATAACCATAAATTTATAGCTACTGCTTATGCCGATACGATGCCAAAAGTAGCCAACACCAGCGATGAGAACCGCAGCAAAAATCGCCGCGTTGAAATCATTGTTCTGCGTGATGGGCTTTCTCCAACAACAACTGTTAAATAAGCAAAGACCCTTCCTCTTTCAAACGAGAGAATAGGGTCTTTTTCTTGAAATTACATAGATTTCGTCGAATCATTGGATAACAAGCCGGTCAGTTTATTTCGCAAATAGGAAAACAAATGCAAGGGTCTTTGCTCTAGGAAGTACAATGCATCCTGATCCGGAGCTAAAATAATACCTAATTGATGATGATCGCCAGAGTAAATCGCTCGCTGCAAGAAACGCACCTCACCCTGCTCATTCAGCACCTCCAGCCTGCAGAAGGCGGAATTCAGCCCCATGGCAACGTGCAGATCGGTTTTAGTCTTGATTTTGTGACCGTTCACCTTGTGAATGAGTTCGCCCGTTTGAATACCTAGCTCGTGGGCAGGACTGTTTGGCACTACCGACAGCACCATAAGACCTCGCTCTGAGTGAACGTAGAACGGCACCAGCTTATCTTCCACCCATCGGTTATACCGAATCAATCCTTCATGTAAAGCAATGCTTAATGCGGCTCCTACAAGCAGAATCGGCGGCCAAAAATGAGCAGCAATCGCTGTGACTAATAGGATGATGCCATATAAGTAGAGCAAGCTTGAACTGAAACGGGCTTGTTTGCGGGGAAGCTTCGATATCGTAAGCTCCGTAAAGCCAATCATTGCCGGAAAGGCAAGAAATGTCCATCCTGATGCGAGGTTCGAACCAAACAGCGTTTCCCATGGAAGACCTTGTATACTTCCTCCTGTCATAGGAACGAGCAAGAATAAAGGGACAGGCCAGAAGCCTTGCAGCTGTTGCCCGCCGATAATTTGCCCTCGCCTTCCTTCAAGGAACAGCGGTGTTGCCATGCGTGCTCCTTGAAAGCCGACGAGCATCGCTTCTAGAAGATGAAGTACGGCGACAATGACCAGCAAGGAAGGAATATCCGCGCCAACTACAATGTCCAGAACCGGAACCCTCTCCTGGAGGCTGGCTGCGTTCGGTATCCACGAAAGAATCACTTGCGCGATTCCCAAAATACCTACTGCATAAGCCAAACACAAGAATCTAACGCGCATCATCACTAGGATAATCGATAGGACCCATAACAGAATGACCGTGCTCGCTTGAATATTAACACCTACGAAGAGCATAAGTACGGAGGCACTGATACCGCCTAGCCAACCCCAAAGTACGGTTCGCCATGTCTCATTCAATAAAGAATGCAAGCGCGTGTGAAACAGCTTACGCTCCATCTGAATCTGCTTCCGATAATGCAGCACGATAAATAGAATACCTATATAGTAAAAAGGATTCGCAAACAACTGCCCTACAGCCTGCAGCAGTCTGTCCAAGAGTTGAATCAATACATCCATACGAATCTGGGCTCCTTGATGAAAAAGAAATAGGAAGGCAGCCGTAGCAACCTTCCTACACTAATTCGACTATTAGAGCTTATCTCCTGCCCATCTTGACGAATTTCCAATATCTGATCCTTATTATTTCCCGATTTGCTTTTGGATTTGCCCAATTGCTGCCTTCAACTGCAAATCATTCTTCGGCTCACGGATTTGCTCCAAAATTGATTTTTCGATTTTAGCCGCTGTTTCCGTATCTACCTCGCCAGTCATTGGTAAACCGTTAGTTCTTTGGAATGCTTTAACAGCTGTAACTGTCTTATCATTGAAATAACCATCCGAACGCTCAGGGTTAAAACCAAGGCCTGATAACATCAGCTGTAGATTCTTCACATCATCGCTTGTCATATCCTGTTTAAGCACACTTTTCTTAGACAGCGGAGCTGCTTTGAAATAAGCCGGCTGCTCAACTGGGATATCCGGCTGGATCCCTGTTTTGTGAATCCAGTTGCCGTTCGGGGTTAACCATTTGTACACCGTCATTTTGATATTGCTGCCGTCACCCATTTCCTTCTCAAAAGTAACCTGTACGGTTCCTTTCCCATAGGAGGTTTCACCAACAATTTTACTGCCAACCGCTTCTTGGAAGGCTCCTGCCAGTATCTCCGAAGCACTCGCACTACCCTTGTTCACAAGCACTGTAACCGGATAGTTCTTGCCTGAGCCTGTTGAAGGTGTCGGCTCCCGCTTCCCATCCCGATTCTCGACCTGGACGATCGGCTTGCCGCTCTTGACGAAAGGATTCACGATGTCGACGACCACGTTCAAAAGACCGCCTGGGTCATTACGCACGTCGATAACTAGCCCTTTCATCCCTTTGGCTTCAAGGCTTTTCAGCTCTTCAGCGAAACGGACGGCTGTATTCGAGGAGAATTGGCGAATCTCAATCTTCCCGATTTGGTCCTGCAGCATTTCGCCATAAACCGTTTCAACGTCAATATTATCCCTGACCACGATGACTTGTACCGGATCACCGGCACCTTGACGAAGTAAATCGAGCTTCGCCTGCGTTCCTTTAGGGCCGCGGATTTTCATGACCGCTTGGTTGAGTGTAAGCCCGTCCAACTTCTCTCCGTTGACCGAGACAATCACGTCTTTGGATTGAATACCAGCTTTCTCAGCAGGAGAGCCCTTGATGGGAGACACGATTACGAATTTACCTTCCTCAATCGAAACCTCTGCCCCTATCCCTTGAAAAGAGGACGTAATGCTCTCATCGAACTGCTTCGCTTCCTTCTGATCCATATACACGGTAAACGGATCTTCCAGAGATTCCAACATGCCATTGATTGCACCGTTGACCAGCTTATCATGATCCGGCTGCTGCAAATACTTGCTCTCGATCAATTGAAACGTTGTAGCGATTTTGCTCAAATCCTTACTCGAAAGTCCGGAAGAAGTGGCAGTGGATGCGGTCGTACTGCCCGCTGGCTGCTCTTTCCGCCCCCAAGAAAAGGATGAATCCACAATCGTCAGTGTCACGATACTGCTTGCAAACATGGCTAACAAAACAAATACTATGACCGTGCGTCCTTTGAATTGCAAAGCGCGTTTCACCACCTTTTTCCTAAAACCCATTTGGGTTCGCCTGTTTGTAGTATATGACAAGCTATTCCCGTTTTATAACCAAGTTCCCCTATCGTAAGAATGGTTTAGGATCAGTTGGAACTTCATTCTTCCTTACTTCAAAATGCAAATGGTTCCCTGTCGATTGACCAGTCGAGCCAACACCGGCAATCTTCTGTCCGCGTTTCACCAAATCGCCAACTTTGACATAGATCCCATCATTCATAATATGTCCATATAACGTCCATAACCCATTCCCATGATCCACGATGATGCAATTCCCATATCCGTTCATCCATGAAGCATAGATGACTGAGCCGTTCTCAGCTGCGAGAATGCCCGTTCCCTTGGGAGCTCCCAAATCAATACCTTTATGGCTCTCTGATCTGCCTGTAACTGGATTGATTCTATTCGTGAAATCGGATGTGAGCGGCGCTTGAGAGGCCAATGGGTAACCCAGTTTCCCACCGGAATAAGTGAAAGGCGACTTCGCTTTACTAGCTGCCCGTTTCTTCGCCTGTAAATCTGCCTCTTGCTTCGCTAATTGTGTAATCTGTCTATCGCTTTCTTCTGAAATATCCTCTAGCACCTTCTCTTGCTTCGTAAGGGAAGCAATCTTAACTTCCTTGGCCTTCTCTTTCGCTTGCAGATCGTCCCTAAGGGCGTCGGCATCAGCGTAAAGCGCCTTAACCTTCTCAAGCTGCTCTTCTGTATCTATCTTCTTCTGAGCAACCGTTTCTTTATCTTTCTTATTTGCCACTAATATCTCTTTATCTTGATTAACAATAGATTTCAAAGCTTCAATACGGTTCAAGAAATCAGAAAAACTGGTCGCGCTAAGCAGCACATCCATGTACGAAACAAAACCGTTCATATACATTAAGCGCACTCGAGATTTCAGCATTTGATCACGAGACTCCACACGAGCTTCCGCTTCATCCAATTGTTTAGCGTTCTCTGCTAATGTATCCGACACTTGGTCGATTTCTTCATTCAGCTTCGTGAGCTTCTTGCTAGCCTCATTGACCTGATTGACAAGCGTGTTCATATCCTTCGTCGCCTGGTCCTTCTCGTTATGGACCTTCGTTATTTGATTCTGGGCGTCATTCGCCTTCTGCTGCGCTTGCGCCTTCATTTTCTTGAGCTGAGTCAACTGCTGATCGATCTTTTCCGTTGTTGAAGCGGCATACCCCGCATAAGGAACCGCCAATGAAGCCGCAATCCCAAGAGTCAACACCATAGGTAGAATCTTCTTCTTCAAGCACGTAGCCTCCCCATCATCAAAACCTGGAACTTCTTAAATCTTTTATACTTTGAATCTCTTAAATTCCTAATCTATGAATCTTTGAAAATGAAAAAATAAAAATAAAAGCTTCTAAAGCCGACTTTCAGAACCGAGAAGGTTGGACGAAAATGGGAGTAGGAGGAACGGAGTGTAGCAAAGCTACATGATTACCGGACTACCCCATTTTCGTTCAAGATTCGACGCCGAATAAGCTTCCAGAAATACATCGTTATGAGATAAACCTATATCGAAGTCATTCGAAGATGAGCGACCGCGTTTAGTGGTAGGTTTATTCGCCAATCAGAATCCCTCCTTTACGCTTTAGCGCTATTAGGATCTATCATTCTGATGTGGACAAAGTCGGCTTTAAAGCCTCCTTAAACTCTGAGGAATTTGCGGACTGAGATTAGGGACCCCCAGATTCCGATTACCATCCCAATACCTAACAACAAAGCCATCATCGTAGGAGCAATATCCCCGAAAGGTGTTAATTCAACCATAAGCAGATTCAAGTTCAGTGAACTTGTGTTAAGCAGCTTCCAGTACCCACCTAAAATAATAGCTGTCGGGACTACAGAGCCGATGAATCCAAGCAGAGCACCTTCTATAAAGAACGGCCAACGAATAAAGGAATTCGTCGCACCCACCAGTTTCATAATTGATATTTCTTTGCGTCTGGCCAAAATCGTAATTTTGATCGTATTCGCGATCAGGAACACAGCGGTAAATGAAAGTAAAATAACAATACCAATCCCGACCCAACGAACAATTTGTGTCACCTTAAATAGGGCTTCAACCGTACCTTTGCCATAATTCACCTTGTAGATAGGCTTTGGATCTTTGCCGATGTTAAGCGCGCTGATTTGATCAGCAACGACGGCCACATTGCGAGGGTCATCGACTTCGATGGTAAACGCATCGTTTAGCGGATTATTTTCTCCTTCAAATCCATCTAATAAAGCTTTACCGCTCTCACCAAGCTTTTGCCTTAAATAAATAAGGCCCTCTTCTTTCGAAACAAACTTAATAGTTTTTACCTCATGAATAGCTTGGATTTGAGATTCGAGCGCAGTAATTTGATCCTGCGAAGTGTTAACTTCCAGATATACATTAATCTCAACCTGTTTCTCAATCTGACCTGCAATATCATTCACATTAAGTGTAATAAGGACGAAAATACCTAAAATAAATAACGAAATGGCTATCGAACTAATCGACGCGAACGTCATCCAACCATTCCGAACGACATTCTTCGTACCTTCTCGCAAATGACGAGAAACCGTACTAATCTTCATAACCGTATTCCCCCCGTACCTGGTCACGAGCAATGAGTCCATGCTCAATCGCAATGACTCGTTTACGCATCGTATTTACGATTTCCTTATTATGCGTAGCCATGACTATGGTGGTACCCCGGAAGTTAATTTCCTCCATCAATTTCATGATTCCCCAGGAAGTCTCAGGATCGAGATTTCCTGTCGGTTCATCGGCGATAATGACAGCTGGGTTGTTAATTATTGCCCGGGCAATCGCTACCCGCTGCTGCTCGCCTCCAGAAAGCTGAGAGGGCAGCGAATTCGCTTTATCCTTCAACTTAACAAGCTCAAGCACTTCCATTGTGCGTTTCTTAATCTGCTTCTTAGGTGCCTCGATAACTTCCATAGCGAAAGCCACATTTTCAAAAATATTAAGCTTAGGAAGCAGTCGATAATCCTGGAAAATAACGCCAATATTACGACGCACGTAAGGAATCTTACGCTGTTTCAGCTTTTCCAAATTAAAACCATTCACGAAGATTTGCCCCTTGGTCGGCCTCTCTTCTCTATACATCAACTTCATAAATGTAGATTTACCTGCGCCGGAAGGTCCAACAACATATACGAACTCGTTGCTGTCCACTTTTACATTAATCCCTCGCAATGCATGAGTGCCGTTGGAGTACGTTTTCCATACGTCCTGCATTTCGATCACAATATCACATCCTAATATATGGATCTTTGCGTAGCAAAGTCTCTCTGCTTTGGGATCTTTGAGCGGAGCTCAAAGTCTCTCTGCTGTATAGTTAGCTTTTATCCATTCGACACAAAAGCTGAAATTCCTTCTAAAATAGCTCTGAAATTCCTGTAGATTACCGTCATTATATCATTATTTGTACACATTTAAGCCGAATAAGGATTTAGTAATAAATTGGTTGAAAGGATGATACATATTAAGTAGAGAGACTTTAAGCTCCGCTCAAAGATCCCTATAAGCAGAGAGACTTTAAGCTCCGCTCAAAGATCCCTATATTAAGTACAAGCCCGAAATCATTCGTATGTAAAGGAGCCGCTATACATGTCACGCCAAATTAGAAAAGTTATCTTCTATACGTCTATCGTCGTAGGCATGCTAAGTGCATTTAGCATTGCTCTATACGTCTATGGTTCTCAGCCTACATTCCCTGCAGATTTCACAGTTGCTGGCTGGAGGGTTGGAGGAATGCCCTATGATAAATTTCAACAAGAATACGAACAGCGCCTACAGCTGCTCTCATCCTATCCCGTTCAATTGCAATCCTCCCGTCCGAACATTCCGAATAAACAACTGGCGCTTGGACAGCTAGGCGTTCAGTATCAAAAGGAAACCCTAGCTCGTTCACTTGGGCAGCTGTTCGGAGGCTCTCCGATAGAGCGTATAAAAGCCCGCTGGACCCTGCGTCACGCGGATATACCGCTCGAGGTCACTGTCAATCAAGCGCAGCTAAACACCGTAGTCAAAGAAGCTTGGAAGGACCTCTATAACCTTCAGCCGGTTGCCGCAAAACGCATTGTAACCAATGAAGATATACTAGCTTTCGAGCCCGAACGCAAAGTGCTTAGAATTGATACGGCCCATTTGCTTGAACATTTGAAAGAAATTGCCCCATCCATTGGCTATATTCACAATGCTGCTCCTATCACACTGTCCTTGCCTTTATATGAGCAGGGTCCCGCGGTTACGATGGAAACATTGAAGCGTCAGGGCATCGATCGCAAAATCTCGGAATTTACGACCTCATTCCCCCCATCAGGTGAAGGGAGAATTCACAATATACGCTCCACAGCCGCCTCTATTCAGGACTTGCTAATGGCGCCGGGAGAGACATTCGACTATAGTAAGATTATTGAACAAACCGAAGCCCAATTCGGCTATAAGGAAGCACCCGTCATCCTAAACGGCAAGCTCGTGCCAGGCATTGGAGGTGGCATTTGCCAAGTTTCGACAACGCTTTACAATGCTGTCTTACGGAGCGGTCTCGACATTGTTGAGCGGCGCAATCATTCTCTCCCTGTTAGCTATGTTACGCTCGGCCAAGATGCAACTTTCGCCAGTGGCTTTATTAATTTCAAATTCCGCAACAACACAGATGCCTATCTATTGATACGAACTATAACAACAGAACAAGCCGTCACCGTGAAGCTTTTCGGGCATATGTCGCCTTCTATTACCTATGACATCAATTCCAACATTGTAGAAACAATTCAACCACCGGTTAAATACTTGCAGAATCCCAGCCTGAAACCCGGCGTTACCCGCCCCATCAGCACAGGCAAGGTCGGCTACAAGGTAGAGACGTATCGGATCAAAAGAGAAAATGGTACGATCGTCAGTAAAGAATTAATTTCGAAGGATCAGTATTCGCCAGTCCCTACTCTCATCGCCGCCAACCGCGGTGACATCAAGTCGGAAGAAATGAATCCCTCCACGCCAGAACAGCCCATCCTTGAAGATGGCGTGAAAGGACCGGTTACCCGGTAATATAAGGCTTCTGCCTCTTTTTGGAATAGGAAAGGTCATGTGACTGTAGTTACTAGGTCATTATGACTTTTTTCTATTATGATAGGAATATGAAATAGCACACAAGGAGGCTAGGCGATGAGCAAAATCGATTATTTCAAAGAATTAAACTATCGACTGCGTGGACTTCCCGAGAAGGAGCGCCAAAATATATTGTCTGTTTATGAAGAATTGTTTCAGAAAGCCATTGAAAATGGCAAGCAAGAGGATGATGTAGCGCAGTCCCTCGGCTATCCGCGAGTTCCTAACTGGGACGCTCAGAAGGAGACACCAACTACTGGGCATGTGCCTTCGAAAAGCACGCCTAGCGATGCGGTAGAGAAATCTTATTCCAGACCTGAACCGACTGCGGCGCCTAAGCAAGCTCCTGAAACTAAGGGCTTTCCACCTTATACGCCTCCACAGAGCACGAATCCTTATATGAATCCCAACCCGTACCCTTATCCGGTTAAACACGAGTCGAGTATTAAGGCTATTATCGTAAGCATTTCGCTTGGATTTTTTAACCTAATATTCGTCGTTGGTCCTTGGTTCGGTATTCTCGCAACATTAATTGCGCTATTTGTTTCGGGCTTCGCGCTCATCATCTCGCCAATTGTCGGCATTCTCGGCAGTTATATGGGAACGGTCGGCAGCGATATGCGTTTCATTGGATTCGCAATGCTTGCTTGTTTCGGCTTGGGCATTATATTGACGACGCTAAGCTCATGGTTGTTCAAAGTATTTTTCAAACTCAGCTGGATGTATATCCAATTTAATGCCAAATTGATTAAGGGGGCTTAAGCTATGAAACGTGGAGTCAAATTTTTCTTACTGCTCGGCTTTGCCTGCCTTGGAATTGGCCTTATTGGAGCAGCTGTTTCTTTCAAAGAGGTTGATTGGAGCGCAGGTGTCACGAATATTGATATCGAAAAGAAGATTCCTGTCGCAAATATTGATACATTAATCATTCAAAATGACATCTCCGGGGTAACTTTTATCCCTAGTAATTCCGATGAAATTAAAGTCCATCTCGTAGGAACGATTAGCGAGAATAATGCTAAAAATTGCACCATTGAGGCTGCAACAGAAGGAAGTAATGTATGGCGAGTAGACGTCTGTACGCAGAAAAAAGCATCGATTACGAATGGCTTTAATTTTGATTTGAACGAATTGAAAAGAATAATCGCTTACCAGGGGCTAGGCATCAAGACAGAAGTGACGCTGCCAGATAAAATATACAAAGCGATCACGGTGTCTTCGGATACAGGACGCATCCACTTTAATGAAGTGAAAGCCGACAAACTCACAGCCAGCACGGACACAGGCGGTATAACCATTGAGCGTTACGAAGGGAAACAGTTAAACCTTCAAACAGATACGGGGTATATCAACGTAGAGGACGGGCAAGGTGATGTAAAGATGAAAACAGATACAGGCGGCATTACGGCTAAGCTGCACGATATCGGAGATTCCGTATCGCTTGAATCTGACACAGGCACGATTCGTCTTCAGCTCGATCCTGCTCCAAAAGGTGCAAGCTTCGATCTGAGAACCGACACGGGCAGTGTCAATCTGCAAGTACCTGGCGTAAATGTAGAACGGACCGATCATCATTCCGCAAAGGGCACCATCGGTGATGGCAGCAAAAAAGTGACGGTACGAGCAGATACAGGGTTTATCTCGGTGACTGGCAGATAAGAAAAGCCTTCAAGACCATCAGATTCGATGGTTTTGAAGGCTTTTTATCTATCTGTTATTT is drawn from Paenibacillus sp. V4I7 and contains these coding sequences:
- a CDS encoding HAAS domain-containing protein, with the translated sequence MSKIDYFKELNYRLRGLPEKERQNILSVYEELFQKAIENGKQEDDVAQSLGYPRVPNWDAQKETPTTGHVPSKSTPSDAVEKSYSRPEPTAAPKQAPETKGFPPYTPPQSTNPYMNPNPYPYPVKHESSIKAIIVSISLGFFNLIFVVGPWFGILATLIALFVSGFALIISPIVGILGSYMGTVGSDMRFIGFAMLACFGLGIILTTLSSWLFKVFFKLSWMYIQFNAKLIKGA
- a CDS encoding DUF4097 family beta strand repeat-containing protein — encoded protein: MKRGVKFFLLLGFACLGIGLIGAAVSFKEVDWSAGVTNIDIEKKIPVANIDTLIIQNDISGVTFIPSNSDEIKVHLVGTISENNAKNCTIEAATEGSNVWRVDVCTQKKASITNGFNFDLNELKRIIAYQGLGIKTEVTLPDKIYKAITVSSDTGRIHFNEVKADKLTASTDTGGITIERYEGKQLNLQTDTGYINVEDGQGDVKMKTDTGGITAKLHDIGDSVSLESDTGTIRLQLDPAPKGASFDLRTDTGSVNLQVPGVNVERTDHHSAKGTIGDGSKKVTVRADTGFISVTGR